A genomic window from Nitrospirota bacterium includes:
- a CDS encoding DUF3047 domain-containing protein translates to MEKIVKIAFVLIAVFLSTDSFGEQTIVIGFDGNPDPKGVPSGWELKEKKGKADFKVLTEGEEKVIFMKSVVSSFSLQKDIKINLKEYPYLTFRWKVVKLPDGGDVRKGKTNDQALQTMIAFEEGKILSYIWDTTAPQGTVSEESVPWPISLQIKVLTLKSGTQELGQWVTITRNVYEDFNRLFGEEPPPIEGIRVQINSQHTRSTAESYFGKMLFRKTKD, encoded by the coding sequence ATGGAAAAAATCGTTAAGATAGCGTTTGTGCTTATTGCTGTTTTTTTATCCACAGATAGTTTTGGGGAGCAGACGATAGTCATTGGTTTCGATGGTAATCCTGACCCTAAAGGCGTGCCTTCTGGCTGGGAGCTTAAGGAGAAAAAAGGCAAGGCAGACTTTAAAGTCCTTACAGAGGGTGAAGAAAAGGTCATTTTCATGAAAAGCGTCGTTTCCTCTTTCTCTCTTCAAAAAGACATAAAAATAAACCTGAAGGAGTATCCGTATCTCACATTCAGGTGGAAGGTAGTCAAGCTTCCCGATGGAGGAGATGTGAGAAAGGGCAAGACAAATGACCAGGCACTTCAGACCATGATTGCATTTGAGGAAGGAAAGATATTGAGTTATATATGGGATACAACTGCGCCTCAAGGCACAGTGTCAGAGGAGTCTGTCCCATGGCCTATAAGTCTTCAAATCAAAGTCCTTACGCTAAAGTCAGGCACTCAGGAGCTTGGACAATGGGTTACCATCACAAGAAATGTGTATGAGGACTTCAACAGACTCTTTGGGGAAGAACCGCCTCCTATCGAAGGCATAAGGGTGCAGATTAATTCACAGCACACAAGAAGCACTGCTGAGAGCTATTTCGGAAAAATGCTATTTAGGAAAACAAAGGACTAA
- the acpS gene encoding holo-ACP synthase: MIYGIGIDLVKIQRLKEVVEKWDRRFLEKVYTDSEIAYSYEKKDPYLSLAVRFAAKEALIKAIGFEMPVSPKDIEVVNLTGGKPSLKISGKLKRFFDEKGIRNAHLSLSHEKEYGVACVIVEG; encoded by the coding sequence ATGATATACGGCATTGGCATAGACCTCGTAAAGATTCAGAGACTAAAAGAGGTTGTCGAAAAATGGGACAGGAGGTTTCTGGAGAAGGTCTATACAGACTCTGAGATAGCCTACTCATATGAAAAGAAAGACCCATATCTTTCGCTTGCAGTAAGGTTTGCCGCTAAAGAAGCCCTTATAAAGGCAATAGGCTTTGAGATGCCTGTTTCGCCAAAGGATATAGAGGTAGTGAATCTAACGGGTGGAAAGCCTTCTTTGAAGATAAGCGGAAAACTAAAGAGATTCTTCGATGAAAAAGGCATTCGGAATGCCCATCTCAGTTTAAGCCACGAGAAGGAATATGGCGTTGCATGTGTTATAGTAGAGGGATAA
- a CDS encoding carboxypeptidase regulatory-like domain-containing protein, which produces MRQSKGIILAVAFLALFMVTALAIGQEKTFSIKGKVKDKRGYPISGINVVISGAEIKKSAVTDSKGEFVFKGLVSGRYIVQASKRGYTFDQIMLNLKEDVTMDIKAVTSPKEK; this is translated from the coding sequence ATGAGACAGTCAAAGGGTATAATCCTTGCAGTAGCTTTCCTTGCCTTATTCATGGTAACTGCATTGGCTATTGGACAGGAAAAGACATTCTCGATTAAAGGAAAAGTAAAAGACAAAAGAGGCTATCCTATCTCAGGTATAAATGTAGTTATCTCAGGTGCAGAGATTAAAAAATCAGCTGTAACAGACTCTAAAGGGGAATTCGTTTTTAAGGGTCTTGTCTCAGGAAGGTATATAGTGCAGGCATCCAAGAGAGGTTATACCTTTGACCAGATAATGCTAAATCTTAAAGAGGATGTAACGATGGATATAAAGGCTGTAACTTCGCCAAAGGAAAAATAA